The following proteins are encoded in a genomic region of Zea mays cultivar B73 chromosome 9, Zm-B73-REFERENCE-NAM-5.0, whole genome shotgun sequence:
- the LOC103640474 gene encoding 14-3-3-like protein GF14-D produces the protein MAESPHASKPRGELFVEERNLLSVAYKNVIGARRASWRIISSIEQKEEGRGNEAHAATIRAYRSKIETELARICDGILALLDSHLVPSAGGAESKVFYLKMKGDYHRYLAEFKSGAERKDAAESTMNAYKAAQDIALADLAPTHPIRLGIALNFSVFYYKILNSPDRACNLAKQVCFFSFYPPFVICFHFETLCDLF, from the exons ATGGCCGAATCACCGCACGCCTCGAAGCCAAG GGGGGAGCTCTTCGTGGAGGAGCGCAACCTGCTGTCCGTCGCCTACAAGAACGTCATCGGCGCCCGCAGGGCCTCGTGGCGGATCATCTCCTCCATCGAGCAGAAGGAGGAGGGCCGCGGGAACGAGGCGCacgccgccaccatccgcgcctaCCGCTCCAAGATCGAGACCGAGCTCGCCCGCATCTGCGACGGCATCCTCGCCCTGCTCGACTCCCACCTCGTCCCATCCGCCGGCGGCGCCGAGTCCAAGGTCTTctacctcaagatgaagggtgACTACCACAG GTACCTTGCTGAGTTCAAGTCTGGTGCAGAGAGGAAGGATGCTGCGGAGAGCACCATGAATGCCTACAAAGCTGCTCAG GACATTGCTCTTGCAGATCTGGCTCCAACCCACCCCATCAGGCTTGGCATTGCTCTCAACTTCTCAGTGTTCTACTACAAGATCCTGAACTCCCCTGATCGTGCCTGCAACCTTGCAAAACAGGTTTGCTTCTTCTCCTTCTATCCCCCCTTTGTGATTTGCTTTCATTTTGAGACCCTTTGTGATTTGTTTTAA
- the LOC103639630 gene encoding uncharacterized protein — protein sequence MGLHGIQAMSEDRLRVLRLAQEKSDLQDMGLKKTKAVAFPRVHEDFVHVWHPHNQNVGATGSGLSGVATVSSTLGVLQAYSPNSTSASSSNLSTVHMGGLTCITQPTTELGSEDTVIAQFLSNPAQVGPSESPVLFSGTVGAASTFSPLASNDLPEISAMVPPPSTSADRLGPVLLGCIRDVLWHGHFLRYFSLQLIGDNSVLFHYRYLLILDRTNWKTNMLTTLLVPYIFFTLPNVLFSLIRGEVGKWIAIIAVILRLFFPRHFPDWLELPGSIILLTAVAPSLFAHTFRDDLVGVFICLAIGCYCFKSTSGRQMDLGTPSGRAMACPTPLASSCSSSTLSGPGCCESCRHCCLRVPVCCRSHFGQFRLPMM from the exons ATGGGGCTCCATGGAATACAAGCTATGAGCGAAGACCGTTTACGAGTCCTGCGACTAGCTCAAGAGAAGTCAGACCTCCAGGATATGGGCCTGAAGAAAACCAAGGCAGTGGCATTTCCT AGAGTGCACGAG GACTTTGTTCACGTGTGGCATCCCCACAATCAAAATGTGGGAGCAACAGGTTCTGGTCTGTCTGGTGTTGCTACTGTCTCGAGTACTCTTGGTGTACTTCAAGCTTACAGTCCAAATTCGACATCAGCATCCTCCAGTAATTTGTCAACTGTCCATATGGGTGGActaacatgtataactcagccgaCGACAGAACTGGGGTCTGAGGATACTGTTATTGCACAATTTTTGAG TAATCCTGCCCAAGTTGGACCAAGCGAGTCTCCTGTCCTATTTAGTGGAACAGTTGGTGCTGCATCTACATTTTCTCCATTGGCATCTAATGACCTTCCT GAAATAAGTGCTATGGTGCCCCCTCCATCAACATCTGCTGATCGTCTGGGACCTGTATTACTTGGTTGTATACGAGACGTCTTGTGGCACGGCCATTTCTTAAGGTATTTCTCGCTACAATTAATTGGTGACAACTCTGTTCTGTTCCACTACAGGTATCTCTTGATATTGGACCGCACGAACTGGAAGACCAACATGCTGACAACTCTCTTGGTTCCTTACATTTTCTTCACTCTGCCTAATGTGCTGTTTTCTCTGATCAG AGGAGAGGTGGGGAAATGGATTGCGATTATTGCTGTTATTCTGCGCCTATTTTTTCCGCGCCACTTCCCAG ATTGGTTAGAGCTTCCCGGTTCCATCATCCTGCTCACAGCGGTCGCCCCCAGTCTGTTCGCACACACCTTCAGGGACGACCTCGTCGGTGTCTTCATATGCCTTGCGATCGGATGCTACTGCTTCAAGAGCACATCAGGGCGTCAGATGGACTTAGGAACGCCTTCAGGAAGGGCAATGGCGTGTCCAACTCCATTGGCATCCTCCTGCTCTTCATCTACCCTGTCTGGACCGGGGTGCTGTGAATCCTGTAGGCACTGTTGCCTCCGTGTTCCCGTCTGCTGTCGATCCCATTTTGGTCAGTTTCGTTTGCCTATGATGTGA